The Malus domestica chromosome 06, GDT2T_hap1 genome has a segment encoding these proteins:
- the LOC103415224 gene encoding histone deacetylase 6-like, protein MNSEGGASLPSGPDAKKRRVSYFYEPTVGDYYYGQGHPMKPHRIRMAHNLVVHYGLHRRMEINRPFPAGPIDIRRFHADDYVDFLASVTPETLADSVHSRHLKRFNVGEDCPVFDGLFGFCQASAGGSIGAAVKLNRQDADIAINWAGGLHHAKKAEASGFCYVNDIVLGILELLKVHRRVLYVDIDVHHGDGVEEAFYTTDRVMTVSFHKFGDFFPGTGHVKDVGVGTGKNYALNVPLNDGMDDESFRSLFRPIIQKVMEMYQPDAVVLQCGADSLSGDRLGCFNLSVKGHADCLRFLRSFNVPLMVLGGGGYTIRNVARCWCYETAVAVDVEPDNKLPYNEYYEYFGPDYTLHIAPSNMENLNTPKDLEKIRNALLEQLTRIPHTPSVPFQTTPPTTEVPEEAEEKMDERPKPRIWNGEDYDSDPEDDKHWTKFSTPARQHAVKSEMRDEADEMEEDKKHHLHHHTSC, encoded by the exons atgaactCAGAAGGCGGAGCGTCACTGCCGTCAGGCCCAGACGCGAAGAAACGGCGAGTGAGCTACTTCTACGAGCCGACCGTCGGCGATTACTACTATGGCCAAGGCCACCCGATGAAGCCCCACCGAATCCGCATGGCCCACAACTTAGTCGTCCACTACGGCCTCCACCGTCGGATGGAGATCAACCGCCCCTTCCCCGCCGGGCCCATCGACATCCGCCGCTTCCACGCCGACGACTACGTCGACTTCCTAGCCTCCGTCACCCCCGAGACCCTCGCCGATTCCGTCCACTCCCGCCACCTCAAGCGCTTCAACGTCGGCGAGGACTGCCCCGTATTTGACGGCCTCTTCGGTTTCTGCCAGGCCTCCGCCGGCGGCTCAATCGGCGCCGCCGTCAAGCTCAACCGCCAGGACGCGGACATCGCTATCAACTGGGCCGGTGGGCTTCACCACGCCAAGAAGGCCGAGGCTTCTGGATTCTGCTATGTCAATGATATCGTGCTCGGCATTCTTGAGCTCCTCAAGGTTCACAGG CGTGTGCTTTATGTAGACATTGATGTGCACCATGGAGATGGAGTCGAGGAGGCATTTTACACCACTGACAGGGTCATGACTGTGTCTTTCCATAAGTTCGGGGATTTCTTTCCTGGCACCGGGCACGTTAAAGATGTTGGGGTTGGGACTGGGAAGAACTATGCCCTGAATGTCCCGCTAAATGATGGGATGGATGATGAGAGTTTCCGTAGTCTGTTTCGGCCCATCATCCAGAAAGTCATGGAGATGTATCAGCCAGACGCAGTTGTTCTTCAGTGTGGAGCGGATTCTTTGTCTGGTGATAGGTTGGGGTGCTTCAACTTGTCTGTCAAAGGCCATGCGGATTGTCTTCGTTTCCTGAGATCTTTTAACGTTCCTCTGATGGTCTTGGGTGGTGGAGGTTATACAATCCGTAATGTGGCTCGTTGCTGGTGTTATGAG ACAGCAGTGGCGGTCGATGTGGAGCCTGATAATAAGTTGCCTTACAATGAATACTATGAGTATTTTGGGCCAGATTACACTCTTCATATTGCCCCGTCCAACATGGAGAATCTAAACACACCCAAAGATCTGGAGAAAATAAG GAATGCACTGCTAGAGCAACTTACTCGCATACCTCATACACCCAGTGTTCCTTTCCAGACAACACCACCAACTACAGAAGTTCCAGAGGAG GCGGAAGAGAAAATGGATGAAAGACCAAAGCCTCGCATTTGGAATGGCGAGGATTATGACTCTGATCCTGAAGATGACAAGCATTGGACTAAGTTCTCCACCCCTGCTCGTCAACATGCTGTCAAGTCTGAGATGCG GGATGAAGCAGACGAGatggaagaagataaaaaacatcatcttcatcatcatacTTCGTGCTGA